In a single window of the Zea mays cultivar B73 chromosome 5, Zm-B73-REFERENCE-NAM-5.0, whole genome shotgun sequence genome:
- the LOC103631121 gene encoding uncharacterized protein yields the protein MMRSQLWMHHLMLWMEKSVNQNLSQVSQHLMNGLISTIILLRGCIIDIELGLITKDMNQSESSSVARGRGKNKRIWTYYEDEELIKALYEISLDPKWKSEGGFKNGYCSVLENELKARLPGCGLSAIPHIESRVRHFRTKYGAIDVMLAKSGFNWDDNRKMVQCEKQQYEAHCKDNPDAKGLYGIAFPHFDTLAAIYGKDIATGEGAEGLGEAVTNMEKEIAMGEDCQVVEEDKISMYTPQRSMDNRNSDHSTSSSNKRRKKHKDSMSSDPFLDLASGIRGDHNKASQHFGMMAEVMEMEAKKDQMQELQEKSVVDLTRLGFRGSELLKAVDVFVKVPNHMTMLFAIPETLRREFILNMIAGNN from the exons ATGATGAGGAGCCAGCTATGGATGCATCATTTGATGTTATGGATGGAGAAATCAGTGAACCAGAATTTATCACAGGTGTCTCAACATCTAATGAATGGATTGATTTCCACAATAATCTTGCTCAGGGGATGTATAATAGATATAGAGCTAGGTCTAATAACTAAG GACATGAACCAATCAGAGAGCTCAAGTGTTGCTCGGGGAAGAGGGAAAAACAAAAGGATCTGGACTTATTATGAGGATGAGGAGTTAATTAAAGCACTATATGAGATATCTTTAGATCCAAAGTGGAAAAGTGAGGGAGGTTTTAAGAATGGGTATTGTTCTGTTCTAGAAAATGAACTCAAAGCAAGGCTACCAGGGTGTGGTCTCAGTGCTATTCCACACATTGAGTCTAGAGTGAGGCATTTTAGGACCAAGTATGGTGCTATTGATGTCATGCTTGCTAAGAGTGGTTTTAATTGGGATGACAATAGAAAAATGGTGCAATGTGAGAAACAGCAATATGAAGCCCATTGTAAG GATAATCCTGATGCAAAGGGACTTTATGGTATTGCATTTCCACATTTTGATACCTTGGCTGCTATATATGGCAAGGACATAGCTACTGGAGAAGGGGCCGAGGGGCTTGGTGAGGCTGTAACTAACATGGAGAAAGAAATAGCTATGGGAGAAGATTGTCAAGTAGTGGAAGAGGATAAGATTTCTATGTATACACCACAACGGTCTATGGATAATAGGAACTCAGATCATTCAACTTCATCGAGCAACAAAAGAAGGAAGAAACACAAAGATAGTATGTCAAGTGACCCATTCTTGGATCTAGCAAGTGGAATCCGTGGTGATCATAACAAAGCCTCACAACACTTTGGAATGATGGCAGAAGTGATGGAGATGGAAGCAAAAAAGGATCAAATGCAAGAGTTACAAGAGAAGTCTGTTGTTGACTTAACTAGACTTGGTTTTAGGGGTAGTGAACTGCTCAAAGCCGTTGATGTTTTTGTGAAGGTCCCTAATCATATGACGATGCTTTTCGCGATTCCTGAGACTCTTAGGAGAGAATTCATCTTGAACATGATTGCAGGTAATAACTAG